A portion of the Bacillus thuringiensis genome contains these proteins:
- the hemL gene encoding glutamate-1-semialdehyde 2,1-aminomutase, producing the protein MKKFDKSIAAFEEAQDLMPGGVNSPVRAFKSVGMNPLFMERGKGSKVYDIDGNEYIDYVLSWGPLIHGHANDRVVEALKSVAERGTSFGAPTEIENKLAKLVIERVPSIEIVRMVNSGTEATMSALRLARGYTGRNKILKFIGCYHGHGDSLLIKAGSGVATLGLPDSPGVPEGVAKNTITVAYNDLESVKYAFEQFGDDIACVIVEPVAGNMGVVPPQPGFLEGLREVTEQNGALLIFDEVMTGFRVAYNCGQGYYGVTPDLTCLGKVIGGGLPVGAYGGKAEIMRQVAPSGPIYQAGTLSGNPLAMAAGYETLVQLTPESYVEFERKAEMLEAGLRKVAEKHGIPHHINRAGSMIGIFFTDEPVINYDAAKSSNLEFFAAYYREMVEQGVFLPPSQFEGLFLSTAHSDADIEATIAAAEIAMSKLK; encoded by the coding sequence ATGAAAAAGTTTGATAAGTCGATTGCGGCGTTTGAAGAGGCACAAGACTTAATGCCTGGTGGCGTAAATAGCCCGGTTCGTGCTTTTAAATCTGTTGGGATGAATCCGTTGTTTATGGAGCGTGGAAAAGGCTCTAAAGTATATGATATTGATGGGAATGAATACATCGACTACGTATTATCATGGGGGCCTTTAATTCATGGTCATGCAAATGATCGTGTGGTAGAAGCGTTAAAATCAGTTGCTGAAAGAGGTACAAGCTTCGGTGCACCAACAGAAATTGAAAATAAATTAGCGAAACTTGTTATTGAGCGCGTACCATCAATTGAGATTGTGCGTATGGTTAACTCTGGAACGGAAGCGACAATGAGTGCACTACGTCTAGCTCGTGGTTATACAGGTCGTAATAAAATCTTGAAATTTATCGGTTGTTACCACGGTCATGGTGATTCGTTATTAATTAAAGCTGGTTCTGGTGTGGCGACTTTAGGTTTACCAGATAGCCCTGGTGTACCAGAAGGTGTAGCGAAAAATACGATTACAGTAGCTTATAATGATTTAGAAAGTGTGAAATACGCTTTTGAACAATTCGGTGATGATATTGCTTGTGTAATTGTAGAACCAGTGGCAGGGAATATGGGTGTAGTTCCTCCGCAACCAGGATTTTTAGAGGGGCTTCGTGAAGTAACAGAACAAAACGGTGCACTGCTTATTTTTGATGAAGTAATGACAGGGTTCCGTGTTGCTTATAACTGTGGACAAGGTTACTACGGTGTAACACCTGATTTAACTTGTTTAGGTAAAGTAATCGGTGGTGGCTTACCAGTAGGAGCGTACGGTGGTAAAGCAGAAATTATGCGCCAAGTTGCGCCAAGCGGACCGATTTACCAAGCTGGTACTTTATCAGGTAACCCACTTGCAATGGCAGCAGGTTATGAAACGTTAGTACAGTTAACGCCAGAATCATATGTAGAATTTGAGCGTAAAGCTGAAATGTTAGAAGCTGGATTACGTAAAGTAGCTGAAAAACATGGCATTCCGCATCATATTAACCGTGCAGGTTCTATGATTGGTATTTTCTTTACAGATGAGCCCGTTATTAATTACGATGCAGCAAAATCTTCAAACTTAGAATTCTTTGCGGCTTACTATCGTGAAATGGTAGAACAAGGTGTATTCTTACCGCCATCTCAATTCGAAGGTTTATTCTTATCGACAGCACATAGTGACGCAGATATTGAGGCGACGATTGCAGCAGCTGAAATTGCAATGTCAAAATTAAAATAA